A window from Triticum aestivum cultivar Chinese Spring chromosome 6D, IWGSC CS RefSeq v2.1, whole genome shotgun sequence encodes these proteins:
- the LOC123144223 gene encoding TBCC domain-containing protein 1, translating into MEAQAPNHFSVSTVASHSHGLALANLSDLLLFPPSPASVAAMVDEPLDPPQPTPAAAAPPAPLLRPRREAFEHGLLPIPKLIFPEGTLAQTLSQLKEKLAPAAAAAGDGRVGAAALAEALQIPPDQAALAIGILAAVLPAEDPTLDAGGGGAGADLRDVLLFLYIQSYKRLVPRPHKDSPAVADVWPSTSAFDGYLSALSPIQLVRSNSRRFIPSQADEEIHQLSYLQKHMANILTLLADSVEGEGDDSLVLTMETFEHLGFLVHFSEGTSLSQAATFFANSDPDMPAAPVSAAQVHDWILQNIVSSLEFYTEKSTAKEGSQQIASDLDVTMADANTSHPRNSTPTVANPAFHRNSTFVEGFSKTSVVKHASDVKGNSVKVLNCHDSVIYILAPVKYATVYGCSDTTVVLGAVGKVIKVEHCERVHIIAAAKRICIANCRECIFYLGVNHQPLIVGDNHKLHIAPFNTYYPRLGEHLTQVGVDPSTNKWDQPFVLGVVDPHDSLSHPAGVSDVQAESATCVDPDLFTNFLIPNWFEDEVQEPTKCNPFPLPEIYQASQSKKQAVLEDSKKTIRELQLDENRKKELASALHSQFKDWLYATGNIRQLYCLQGD; encoded by the exons ATGGAGGCACAGGCACCGAACCATTTCAGCGTCTCCACGGTCGCATCGCACTCCCACGGCCTCGCTCTCGCAAATCTCTCAGatctcctcctctttcctccctCCCCCGCTTCTGTCGCGGCCATGGTTGACGAGCCCCTCGACCCGCCGcagccgacgccggcggcggcggcgcctcccGCGCCGCTCCTCCGCCCGCGGCGCGAGGCGTTCGAGCACGGCCTCCTGCCCATCCCCAAGCTCATCTTCCCGGAGGGCACGCTGGCGCAGACCCTCTCCCAGCTTAAGGAGAAGCTCgcgcccgcggccgccgccgcgggaGACGGGCGCGTGGGCGCCGCGGCCCTCGCGGAGGCGCTGCAGATCCCGCCCGACCAGGCGGCGCTTGCGATCGGCATACTCGCGGCGGTCCTCCCCGCGGAGGACCCGACGCTAGACGCCGGCGGGGGTGGTGCTGGCGCCGACCTCCGCGACGTTCTGCTCTTCCTCTACATCCAGTCGTACAAGCGCCTCGTGCCGCGCCCGCACAAGGACTCGCCCGCCGTCGCCGACGTCTGGCCATCCACCTCAGCGTTCGACGGCTACCTGTCCGCTCTCTCTCCGATCCAG CTTGTACGCAGTAATAGCCGTCGCTTTATACCTTCTCAAGCAGATGAAGAAATTCACCAGTTATCTTATCTGCAAAAGCATATGGCTAATATTCTCACTCTATTGGCTGATTCTGTTGAGGGGGAGGGGGATGATTCTCTG GTACTAACAATGGAGACTTTTGAGCACCTTGGATTTCTAGTGCATTTTTCGGAAGGAACATCCCTAAGCCAGGCAGCCACATTTTTTGCAAATTCTGATCCAGACATGCCGGCTGCTCCAGTATCTGCTGCTCAGGTCCATGATTGGATTTTGCAGAATATTGTTTCTTCATTGGAGTTTTATACTGAGAAATCTACAGCAAAGGAAGGGAGCCAGCAGATAGCGTCTGATCTTGATGTTACCATGGCAGATGCCAATACAAGTCATCCAAGGAACAGCACACCTACTGTTGCCAATCCCGCATTCCATAGAAATTCTACATTTGTGGAGGGTTTCTCCAAAACTTCTGTTGTCAAGCATGCATCTGATGTCAAAGGAAATTCAGTGAAG GTTTTGAACTGCCATGATTCCGTTATTTATATATTAGCACCGGTGAAGTATGCTACTGTGTATGGATGTTCTGATACTACCGTTGTTCTTGGTGCTGTCGGCAAG GTTATAAAGGTGGAGCATTGTGAAAGAGTGCATATTATTGCAGCTGCAAAACGAATCTGTATTGCCAACTGTCGTGAGTGCATCTTCTACTTGGGAGTAAATCACCAGCCTCTTATCGTGGGGGACAACCATAAATTACAT ATTGCTCCATTTAATACTTACTATCCAAGATTGGGTGAGCATCTGACACAAGTTGGTGTAGATCCCTCTACCAATAAATGGGACCAACCTTTTGTATTGGGAGTCGTTGATCCGCATGATTCATTGTCCCATCCTGCTGGGGTTTCTGATGTTCAAGCCGAATCTGCTACTTGTGTAGATCCTGATCTATTCACAAACTTTTTG ATTCCTAATTGGTTTGAGGATGAAGTACAAGAGCCTACAAAATGCAATCCTTTTCCATTGCCTGAAATTTATCAGGCATCGCAAAGCAAGAAG CAAGCTGTTCTGGAAGATTCTAAAAAAACTATTCGGGAGCTGCAACTTGACGAAAATAGGAAAAAGGAATTAGCAAGCGCCCTTCACTCGCAGTTCAAAGATTGGCTATATG CTACAGGCAACATCCGCCAGCTCTACTGTCTGCAAGGCGACTAA